The following are encoded together in the Streptomyces sp. NBC_01465 genome:
- a CDS encoding thioesterase II family protein: MKSTWFRRFTTASGDGPRLVCFPHAGGSATAFKDLAQALPPNFDVVSVQYPGRQDRYREEPFTSLASLVGAVTEELTRELAEDDGRPYALFGHSMGALVAYETARLLADGQLPGPQRLFLSGRGGPNTGGVPYHLYDDSDVLADVRRLGGTQQAMLDDPDILELVMPALRADYRALGTYTWRGGEPLAVPVTALTGDSDPMMTVQDAGTWGAHTTGDFALKVFPGGHFYLFDQLGQVAAAVTEGMLTGVAAS, encoded by the coding sequence GTGAAGAGCACGTGGTTCCGACGCTTCACCACGGCCTCGGGAGACGGGCCGCGGCTCGTGTGCTTCCCGCATGCCGGGGGTTCCGCGACGGCGTTCAAGGACTTGGCGCAGGCACTGCCCCCGAACTTCGACGTCGTGTCCGTGCAGTACCCGGGGCGCCAGGACCGTTACCGCGAGGAGCCGTTCACGTCCCTGGCCTCGCTGGTCGGGGCGGTCACCGAGGAGCTGACCCGGGAGCTGGCCGAGGACGACGGGCGGCCGTACGCCCTGTTCGGCCACAGCATGGGCGCACTCGTCGCGTACGAGACGGCCCGGCTGCTCGCCGACGGCCAACTGCCCGGTCCCCAGCGGCTGTTCCTCTCCGGCCGGGGCGGACCGAATACCGGCGGCGTCCCGTATCACCTCTACGACGACTCCGATGTGCTCGCCGACGTACGCAGGCTGGGCGGCACCCAGCAGGCCATGCTCGACGACCCGGACATCCTGGAGCTGGTGATGCCGGCGCTGCGGGCCGACTACCGGGCGCTGGGCACGTACACCTGGCGCGGAGGTGAGCCGCTCGCCGTTCCGGTGACCGCCCTGACCGGGGACAGCGACCCGATGATGACGGTCCAGGACGCCGGGACCTGGGGGGCGCACACCACAGGGGACTTCGCTCTGAAGGTCTTTCCCGGCGGTCACTTCTATCTCTTCGACCAGCTCGGGCAGGTCGCCGCGGCCGTCACCGAGGGGATGCTGACGGGGGTGGCCGCTTCCTGA
- a CDS encoding 3-hydroxybutyryl-CoA dehydrogenase, producing the protein MTTTTTIERVGVAGSGIMGTGIAELCAKAGLQVTVAVFSESSLVTAPQRLAASLDKGVARGKLTAEERDAALGRVSFTRDLADLADRQLVIEAVKEDEQVKLDLFATLDKIVEDPDAILATNTSSIPVVRLSAATRRPGQVLGLHFFNPVPALPLVEIVASVLTDEAVSARALAFVTDVLGKKPIASPDRAGFLVNALLFPYLLSAVRMVESGLATAETVDQGMVQGCSHPMGPLRLADLIGLDTTVSIAQAMYEEFKEPLYAPPPLLLRMVEGGLLGKKSGRGFYAYT; encoded by the coding sequence ATGACCACGACGACCACGATCGAACGGGTGGGTGTCGCCGGCAGCGGCATCATGGGCACCGGCATCGCCGAACTCTGCGCGAAGGCCGGGCTGCAGGTGACGGTCGCGGTGTTCTCCGAGTCGTCGCTCGTGACGGCGCCGCAGCGGCTGGCCGCGTCCCTCGACAAGGGTGTGGCCAGGGGCAAACTGACGGCCGAGGAGCGCGACGCGGCGCTGGGCCGGGTGTCGTTCACCCGCGATCTCGCCGATCTGGCCGACCGTCAGCTGGTGATCGAGGCGGTCAAGGAGGACGAGCAGGTCAAGCTGGACCTGTTCGCCACCCTCGACAAGATCGTCGAGGACCCGGACGCGATCCTGGCGACCAACACGTCCTCGATCCCGGTCGTACGGCTCTCCGCCGCGACCCGCCGCCCGGGCCAGGTCCTCGGCCTGCACTTCTTCAACCCGGTACCGGCGCTGCCGCTCGTCGAGATCGTCGCCTCGGTGCTCACGGACGAGGCGGTGAGCGCGCGGGCGCTGGCCTTCGTGACCGACGTACTCGGCAAGAAGCCGATCGCCTCACCGGACCGCGCGGGCTTCCTCGTCAACGCGCTGCTGTTCCCGTATCTGCTGTCCGCGGTCCGGATGGTCGAGTCGGGCCTGGCCACGGCGGAGACCGTCGACCAGGGCATGGTGCAGGGCTGCTCGCATCCGATGGGCCCGCTGCGTCTCGCCGACCTCATCGGCCTGGACACGACCGTCTCCATCGCACAGGCCATGTACGAGGAGTTCAAGGAGCCGCTGTACGCACCGCCGCCGCTGCTGCTGCGCATGGTCGAGGGCGGCCTGCTGGGCAAGAAGTCGGGGCGCGGTTTCTACGCGTACACCTGA
- a CDS encoding 3-oxoacyl-ACP synthase III family protein: MGIGILSTGSYLPKHEVGNEEVAERVGVTAEWIERKTQIQSRRYAAPHEATSDLAVKAAERALTQAQLSPQQIDYIIVSTSTGDFPQPPTSYLVQHGLGAYGAACFDVNVVCSGFVYALSLAHSLVTVRPDARVLVIGADVYSRILDFTDHRTAILFADGAGAAIVGTVPEPYGIIASDLASRGDAHHLIRVEAGGSRKPASAATVAAGDHYFRMDGRGVRDFVAEHVPPALLALARKAGVDIGAVDHFVPHQANGVMLGDVVERAGLGAAQTHRTLIRYGNVGSASVPVALDEANRTGALSPGDLVLLAGFGGGMSIGASLLTWGAHA; encoded by the coding sequence ATGGGTATCGGCATACTCTCCACCGGCTCGTACCTGCCCAAGCACGAAGTGGGCAACGAAGAGGTCGCCGAGCGCGTCGGCGTCACCGCCGAGTGGATCGAGCGCAAGACGCAGATACAGTCGCGGCGTTACGCGGCTCCGCACGAGGCCACGTCCGACCTTGCGGTGAAGGCCGCCGAACGGGCCCTGACCCAGGCGCAGTTGAGCCCCCAGCAGATCGACTACATCATCGTCTCGACCTCCACGGGGGACTTCCCGCAGCCGCCCACGTCCTATCTGGTGCAGCACGGCCTGGGCGCGTACGGCGCCGCCTGCTTCGACGTCAACGTCGTGTGCAGCGGCTTCGTCTACGCGCTGTCGCTGGCCCACAGCCTGGTCACCGTACGGCCGGACGCCCGGGTGCTGGTGATCGGCGCGGACGTGTACTCGCGGATCCTCGACTTCACCGACCACAGGACGGCGATCCTGTTCGCCGACGGCGCCGGAGCGGCGATCGTGGGGACGGTCCCGGAACCGTACGGGATCATCGCCAGCGACCTCGCCAGCCGCGGCGACGCACACCATCTGATCCGCGTCGAGGCCGGCGGCAGCCGCAAACCGGCGTCGGCGGCGACCGTCGCCGCGGGCGACCACTACTTCAGGATGGACGGCCGCGGGGTACGGGACTTCGTCGCCGAGCACGTGCCGCCTGCGCTCCTCGCGCTGGCCCGCAAGGCGGGCGTCGACATCGGCGCGGTCGACCACTTCGTACCGCACCAGGCCAACGGCGTGATGCTCGGCGACGTCGTCGAACGCGCGGGCCTGGGCGCGGCGCAGACGCACCGCACGCTGATCCGCTACGGAAACGTCGGCAGCGCCTCGGTGCCCGTGGCGCTCGACGAGGCGAACCGCACGGGAGCGCTGTCGCCGGGCGACCTGGTGCTGCTCGCCGGATTCGGCGGCGGCATGTCGATCGGAGCATCACTACTGACCTGGGGGGCCCACGCATGA
- the ccrA gene encoding crotonyl-CoA carboxylase/reductase has protein sequence MDSLTEALLSGAGPEELGRHELPSEYEAAHLLASDVGMFDGVEDKDVRKSLHVGRVPMPELAPDEVVVAVMASSINYNTVWSATFEPVPTFAFLKRLAREGGYAARHDLPHQVVGSDASGIVVRVGSGVRHWKVGDHVVASCVQVDEQEPATHADAMLGAGQRIWGYETNFGGLAHYSVVRASQLLPKPAHLTWEESAGVLLTAATSYRMLVGENGARIKQGDVVLVWGATGGLGAFAVQMVKNAGGIAVGVVSSERKADALRRLGCDVVINRNEIGMGGDDALTPERTIELGKRLGREIRRQVGEDPHVVFDYVGRATFGISVFVVRKGGTVVTCGSSTGYDHHFDNRYLWMNLKRILGSHAANLQEQAECNRLFQLGQLSPILSEVFPLKDVGEAARLVQLNRHTGKVGVLCLAPEEGLGVTDPVRREKIGAARLNPLRGLRAPDSAEAS, from the coding sequence ATGGATTCTTTGACAGAGGCCCTGCTGTCCGGGGCCGGCCCCGAGGAGCTCGGGCGACACGAACTCCCCTCGGAGTACGAGGCCGCGCACCTCCTCGCCTCGGACGTCGGCATGTTCGACGGCGTGGAGGACAAGGACGTCCGCAAGTCGCTGCACGTCGGACGCGTACCGATGCCGGAGCTCGCTCCGGACGAGGTGGTCGTCGCCGTCATGGCGAGCTCCATCAACTACAACACCGTCTGGTCGGCGACCTTCGAGCCCGTCCCCACCTTCGCGTTCCTCAAGCGCCTGGCTCGCGAGGGCGGTTACGCCGCCCGGCACGATCTGCCGCACCAGGTCGTGGGATCGGACGCGTCCGGGATCGTCGTACGGGTCGGGTCCGGCGTACGGCACTGGAAGGTGGGCGACCACGTGGTCGCCAGCTGTGTCCAGGTCGACGAGCAGGAACCAGCGACGCACGCCGACGCGATGCTCGGAGCGGGACAGCGCATCTGGGGCTACGAGACGAACTTCGGCGGGCTCGCCCACTACTCGGTGGTGCGCGCCAGCCAGCTCCTGCCCAAGCCGGCCCATCTGACCTGGGAAGAATCGGCGGGCGTGCTGCTGACCGCGGCCACCTCGTACCGGATGCTGGTCGGCGAGAACGGTGCGCGGATCAAGCAGGGCGATGTCGTACTCGTCTGGGGAGCGACGGGCGGCCTCGGCGCGTTCGCCGTGCAGATGGTGAAGAACGCGGGCGGCATCGCCGTCGGCGTGGTCAGCTCCGAGCGCAAGGCCGACGCACTGCGCCGGCTCGGCTGCGACGTGGTGATCAACCGCAACGAGATCGGCATGGGCGGCGACGACGCGCTCACCCCGGAGCGCACGATCGAGCTGGGCAAGCGGCTCGGCCGGGAGATCAGACGCCAGGTCGGCGAGGACCCGCACGTCGTGTTCGACTACGTCGGACGGGCGACGTTCGGGATCTCCGTCTTCGTCGTACGCAAGGGCGGCACCGTCGTCACCTGCGGGTCGAGCACCGGCTACGACCACCACTTCGACAACCGCTACCTCTGGATGAACCTCAAGCGGATCCTCGGCAGTCACGCGGCGAATCTGCAGGAGCAGGCCGAGTGCAACCGGCTCTTCCAGCTGGGGCAGCTTTCCCCCATCCTCTCCGAGGTCTTCCCGCTCAAGGACGTGGGCGAGGCTGCCCGGCTGGTCCAGCTGAACCGGCACACCGGCAAGGTCGGCGTGCTCTGCCTCGCGCCCGAGGAAGGGCTCGGCGTGACCGATCCCGTACGCCGCGAGAAGATCGGGGCCGCCCGGCTCAACCCGCTGCGCGGACTCCGTGCACCCGACTCCGCCGAGGCGTCCTGA